A single genomic interval of Lodderomyces elongisporus chromosome 8, complete sequence harbors:
- a CDS encoding uncharacterized protein (MEROPS:MER0000358): MLLSYLFVLLLYSIGGSIAIAIYEKQPYFVALKASESLEKFMAHDKTYPQHLQVRDLIASSVEIGDFRGFAGKFSKEIVERLKRCPLVREVAEDTIFQAFDYAIQEDAPRHLARISRRKKMQPYKKYPYIYDSEFMGQGINAYVVDSGVNIDHPEFEGRAKAGKDFTKEGSGDANGHGTHVAGIIGSVTYGVAKNVTIIEVKALNSKGSGSLHTILHSIEFAVQHSLETGKKGVVNLSLGAFKNRQLNEAIKSATKQGLVFVVAAGNSNVNACLTSPGSSEYAITVGAIDDYNDAMASFSNWGECVDVFASGAYVSSVDAKNNGSSSQVLSGTSMASPVVTGMVANLLSEGVEPGDVKAIVLNMAAKNRISRTSMFFKKHTPNKIVYNGIKEKVLMWENLKQEEF, from the coding sequence ATGTTATTAAGTTATTTATTTGTGCTATTGCTTTATTCAATCGGTGGTTCTATAGCTATTGCAATATACGAAAAGCAACCATATTTCGTCGCTTTGAAAGCATCTGAGTCTCTTGAAAAATTTATGGCACATGACAAGACTTATCCACAACATTTGCAAGTCCGCGATTTGATTGCATCATCAGTAGAAATTGGCGATTTTAGAGGTTTTGCAGGaaagttttcaaaagaaattgttgagagattgaaaagatgTCCACTAGTAAGGGAGGTTGCAGAGGatacaatttttcaagCTTTCGACTATGCAATCCAAGAGGATGCGCCAAGGCACTTGGCAAGGATTAGtcgaagaaaaaagatgcAGCCTTATAAAAAGTACCCGTATATCTATGATAGTGAGTTTATGGGCCAAGGCATCAATGCATACGTAGTTGATTCTGGGGTCAATATTGACCATCCCGAGTTTGAAGGTCGTGCAAAAGCAGGTAAGGATTTTACTAAGGAAGGCTCGGGCGATGCCAACGGTCATGGTACTCATGTTGCTGGTATAATTGGTTCGGTTACTTATGGAGTCGCCAAAAATGTCACCATTATTGAAGTGAAAGCATTGAATAGCAAAGGTTCGGGTTCGCTACATACCATCTTGCATTCGATTGAATTCGCTGTGCAGCATAGTCTCGAAACTGGTAAGAAGGGGGTAGTAAATCTATCACTTGGTGCATTCAAAAATCGACAATTAAACGAGGCGATTAAGAGTGCCACAAAGCAGGgccttgtttttgttgttgctgctggtAACTCCAATGTCAATGCTTGTTTGACAAGCCCTGGAAGTTCAGAGTACGCAATCACCGTTGGTGCGATTGACGACTACAATGATGCAATGGCTAGCTTCTCAAATTGGGGAGAGTGTGTTGATGTGTTTGCCAGTGGTGCTTATGTTCTGAGTGTGGATGCAAAAAACAACGGTAGTAGTTCACAAGTCTTGTCTGGTACCTCAATGGCTTCACCTGTAGTCACAGGAATGGTTGCAAATTTATTGAGCGAGGGAGTGGAACCAGGGGATGTGAAGGCAATTGTGCTCAATATGGCTGCGAAAAACCGTATTTCGAGAACATCAATGTTCTTCAAAAAGCACACGCCTAATAAAATTGTTTATAATGgaatcaaagaaaaagtactAATGTGGgaaaatttgaaacaagaagaatttTGA
- the MAP2 gene encoding Methionine aminopeptidase 2 (MEROPS:MER0001728), which translates to MSTDTSIKAGIDSIRAKADDLHLAEDSSNGTQANLDKHQIKATTAFGQDNGNNAGVAGHNDDKNNKNNKNKNDDDDDDEDDDDVAAAAAVGDAGSDKKKKKKKSSNKKKKKKLVSIDQSYPDGVFPEGEWQEYGLDSNKYRTTSEEMRYLDRQQNNKWEDFRKGAEIHRRVRAKAKSSIRPGMTMIEIADLIENSVRAYASADHTLKAGIGFPTGLSLNHVAAHYTPNTGDKLTLGKDDLMKVDIGVHVNGRICDSAFTMTFNEDGKYDSIMQAVKEATNTGVKEAGIDVRLNDIGAAVQEVMESYEMELDGKTYPIKCIKNLNGHNIGDFIIHSGKTVPIVANGDMTKMEEGETFAIETFGSTGNGYVLPEGECSHYALNSGVESIKPPSDKAKHLLNTIQSNFGTLPWCRRYLERTGEEKYLFALNQLVKAGIVEDYPPIVDKRGSYTAQFEHTILLHPHKKEVVTRGDDY; encoded by the coding sequence ATGTCAACCGATACATCAATCAAAGCAGGTATTGACAGCATTAGGGCCAAGGCCGATGACTTACATCTTGCCGAAGATTCAAGTAATGGAACCCAAGCCAACCTCGACAAGCACCAGATCAAAGCAACTACTGCCTTTGGACAAGACAATGGTAACAACGCTGGTGTAGCAGGTCATAATGATGATAAgaataataagaataataagaataagaatgatgatgatgatgatgatgaagatgatgatgatgttgctgctgctgctgctgttggaGATGCTGGCTCtgacaagaagaaaaagaaaaagaagagtagcaataaaaagaagaagaaaaagcttGTTTCCATTGACCAGTCCTATCCCGATGGTGTTTTCCCTGAAGGTGAATGGCAAGAATATGGATTGGACTCAAACAAATACCGTACAACATCTGAGGAGATGCGATATCTAGACAGacaacaaaataataagTGGGAGGACTTTCGTAAAGGTGCTGAGATCCACCGTCGAGTTCGTGCTAAGGCAAAGTCTTCTATTCGTCCCGGAATGACGATGATTGAGATTGCCGACCTTATTGAAAACTCGGTTCGCGCTTATGCTAGTGCAGACCATACTTTGAAGGCTGGTATTGGTTTCCCAACAGGGTTATCTTTGAACCACGTGGCAGCTCATTATACTCCAAACACTGGTGATAAGTTGACATTGGGCAAGGACGATTTGATGAAAGTGGATATTGGAGTGCATGTCAATGGAAGAATCTGTGACTCTGCATTCACGATGACTTTTAATGAAGATGGAAAATATGATTCCATCATGCAAGCAGTTAAGGAGGCAACAAATACCGGTGTGAAGGAAGCGGGTATTGATGTGAGATTAAACGACATTGGTGCTGCAGTCCAAGAAGTCATGGAATCGTACGAGATGGAGCTTGATGGAAAAACTTATCCTATCAAATGTATCAAGAATCTCAACGGTCACAATATTGGTGATTTTATTATTCATTCAGGTAAGACTGTGCCCATCGTAGCCAATGGAGATATGACAAAGAtggaagaaggagagaCTTTTGCCATTGAAACTTTTGGGTCTACTGGTAATGGATATGTGCTTCCTGAAGGTGAGTGTTCTCACTATGCATTGAACTCAGGAGTTGAATCTATTAAGCCTCCAAGCGATAAAGCTAAACATTTGTTAAACACCATTCAGTCCAATTTTGGTACATTACCCTGGTGTAGACGTTACTTGGAAAGGACAGGTGAAGAGAAGTATTTGTTTGCATTGAATCAATTGGTTAAAGCCGGAATTGTAGAAGATTACCCACCTATTGTCGATAAAAGAGGAAGCTATACTGCGCAATTTGAGCATACAATATTGTTGCACCCACACAAGAAAGAAGTAGTTACTCGTGGTGATGACTATTAA
- the ALG3 gene encoding dolichyl-P-Man:Man(5)GlcNAc(2)-PP-dolichol alpha-1,3-mannosyltransferase (CAZy:GT58) — protein MTPRPRPPPPPSSSSSSLTSSASSHSFVKNDVQHSTSRLASEEDVPQLTLANVCKDIYDGVVGLLINPQAARIVYPLVICFSSLLAKIVIKTVPYTEIDYSTYIQQIKLIDQGEIDYAEVYGDSGPIVYPAGFYSVYSYIYWFIGDNIKEAQNIFGYVFTASVLLTTVIYAQIWDVPPWPIYLLLASKRLVSIYMLRMFNDCWTTLAILGTVVLLQQAAVYKSTHNEKISDNGTESLNSKSEKRTKANKRKQTQQTQQTQENEIITKSNGFDLSYMLTLAAADLYSMAISIKMNALLYLPAFLIIVYFLNDENLFKFISVVLIIPFIQLVMGWKFLLPLYNDEVARQIRWNYITQAFDFKRKFLYEWTVNWRFLSEQVFLSDYFSRFLLVAHSATLLLFIFTRFLNERITGKSFNQLVKDAFNHKSTITYSKNAFVDKLIAPQLIFYIMAITNLIGVLFSRSLHYQFLAWYAWSFPALLSLNFPVYIGVPIWFVHEWCWNVFPSTKLSSILLVSILSVTIILSYINFKKWFPSSKTIAEYREWETAQKERKDE, from the coding sequence ATGACACCACGCCCCCgtccaccaccaccaccatcatcatcactgTCGTCATTGACATCTTCGGCTCTGCTGCAttcttttgtaaaaaatgATGTACAACACTCAACATCCAGATTAGCATCAGAGGAAGACGTACCGCAATTAACTTTGGCGAATGTATGCAAAGATATATACGACGGAGTAGTGGGTCTTCTCATTAATCCCCAGGCCGCACGAATTGTCTATCCATTagtaatttgtttttcatcattactTGCAAAGATTGTTATCAAGACGGTACCGTATACCGAAATCGATTACTCCACGTATATTCAACAAATCAAGTTAATCGACCAAGGAGAGATTGATTATGCTGAAGTTTATGGCGATTCAGGTCCCATTGTTTACCCTGCAGGTTTTTATTCGGTGTATTCTTATATTTACTGGTTTATTGGTGATAACATTAAAGAAGCACAAAACATTTTTGGCTATGTATTCACAGCAAGTGTGTTATTAACCACAGTCATATATGCTCAGATCTGGGATGTTCCACCATGGCCtatttatttgttattGGCCAGCAAGCGGTTGGTATCGATTTACATGTTGAGAATGTTCAATGATTGCTGGACAACTTTGGCAATTTTAGGCACTGTTGTGCTTTTGCAACAGGCAGCAGTTTATAAGTCCACACATAATGAAAAGATCTCAGATAATGGTACTGAGAGTTTAAATTCGAAATcagagaaaagaacaaaagccaataaaagaaaacaaacacaacaaacacaacaaacacaggaaaatgaaattatTACCAAGCTGAATGGGTTTGATTTGAGCTATATGCTAACCCTAGCTGCCGCCGATCTTTATAGTATGGCCATCTCCATCAAAATGAATGCGTTGCTATACCTACCTGCATTTTTGATTATTGTGTATTTCTTAAATGACGAAAACTTGTTCAAATTCATTTCCGTTGTATTGATAATTCCATTTATTCAATTGGTAATGGGTTGGAAATTCTTGTTGCCGTTATACAACGATGAGGTAGCAAGACAAATCAGATGGAATTACATTACACAAGCATTTGACTTTAAGAGAAAGTTTTTATATGAGTGGACTGTAAACTGGAGATTCTTACTGGAGCAAGTATTTCTATCGGATTATTTTTCACGTTTTTTGCTCGTCGCCCATAGCGCCACACTTTTATTATTCATCTTTACTAGGTTTCTCAACGAAAGAATTACCGGTAAGCTGTTTAATCAACTTGTGAAAGATGCTTTTAACCACAAGTCTACAATAACGTACTCAAAGAATGCATTCGTCGATAAATTAATTGCACCACAATTAATATTTTACATTATGGCCATCACCAATTTGATTGGAGTCTTGTTTTCAAGATCGTTACACTATCAGTTTCTTGCGTGGTATGCATGGTCATTCCCAGCATTGCTACTGCTCAATTTCCCAGTATACATCGGTGTTCCAATCTGGTTTGTCCATGAGTGGTGTTGGAATGTCTTTCCTTCAACGAAATTAAGCTCAATCTTATTGGTAAGTATTTTGCTGGTAACCATTATACTCAGTTACATAAACTTTAAAAAATGGTTCCCACTGTCAAAAACCATTGCGGAATATCGAGAATGGGAAACAgcgcaaaaagaaaggaaggaTGAATAA
- the NOP8 gene encoding Nucleolar protein 8: MSELKELRIHIGNISSKLHDNSSLLEQRFSKYATSVISPLEFHTKPLQLHYFAYVTISITQQNYEKLKSALNGVVFMGSKLSVSIAKPSYTARLEEQATKNKASVNSRKVAKKLEKEVKIAQARARRIEESQCTYPTNSFTSGIRISDRLPIHDWFSLSEHTANNTTANTKNPPPTHRLDGTKSYGATTGSLVYKYKDGNSASVIKGVHRRTPRKDLKSQTLRILINGELKTYKCYKTKLWGVERGRSLRELTWKYEDGIGWKSGDDHLVESVSCGINGRQAMEYGKRVAMVDAHTGKGPSNSESYSKGFHSLDEDNDAKKNKLVLAAFLQTFDFDKPVDVEEEANLEKDDIEVDSKGRRKVQHYDYEIKDSINDTDMDVDENENENENESENEKGQENRELKDIDIEQVIKQSTVDLEKPKEETYYDEDDEGNDISDLEFIEKAAFVSQGDIPTNLERQTKADSGVELGTSATQNVGSIVKEKVDLNEEQLESKSSEVEPTPTLDTSLEKQSSQTTKALRSLFNPTVSIATDVISNADEDELARATTTDTTTTTTTTTTTTKTTTGGGFKLALSDDDEDIDTEKVFPIVQNQQQNDNNQNSNNQDHAFNTQIQSQLKNQKMSHFGLFWPHLDSPFLSTQSHLAKIGAVEDDYKYTWPMTQNGQIGPNSPNGDVSKIPSTSGNGNDDKQVEVGEETEYEKWFWSVRGEITRECKRRRRDLVRNFRKRK; encoded by the coding sequence ATGAGCGAGTTGAAAGAGCTAAGGATCCATATTGGAAATATTTCAAGTAAATTACATGATAATAGCAGCCTTTTAGAACAACGATTTTCCAAATATGCCACATCGGTGATTTCACCTTTGGAGTTTCACACCAAGCCATTGCAACTTCACTATTTCGCATATGTCACTATTTCTATTACACAGCAAAACTATGAGAAGTTGAAATCAGCATTGAATGGAGTCGTGTTTATGGGAAGTAAACTTAGTGTCTCAATAGCAAAGCCATCGTATACTGCAAGACTAGAGGAACAAGCAACAAAGAACAAGGCTTCGGTAAATCTGCGAAAGGTTGCAAAGAAGTTGGAAAAAGAGGTTAAAATAGCACAGGCAAGAGCTAGACGAATAGAAGAGTCTCAATGTACATACCCGACAAACTCGTTTACCCTGGGTATACGAATATCAGATCGACTTCCCATTCATGATTGGTTTTCACTTTCTGAACACACAGCAAACAATACTACCGCAAACACGAAAAATCCACCACCAACTCATCGCTTAGATGGAACCAAGTCGTATGGTGCTACAACGGGTAGTCTTGtttacaaatacaaagatGGGAATTCTGCTAGCGTGATCAAAGGTGTTCATCGACGTACACCAAGAAAAGATTTGAAACTGCAAACTTTGAGAATATTGATAAACGGAGAGTTGAAAACTTATAAATGTTACAAGACCAAGTTGTGGGGCGTCGAGAGGGGAAGAAGTTTGCGGGAATTGACCTGGAAATACGAGGATGGCATTGGATGGAAAAGTGGCGATGATCACCTTGTAGAAAGTGTAAGTTGTGGAATCAATGGAAGACAAGCCATGGAATATGGTAAGAGAGTGGCCATGGTTGATGCACACACTGGAAAAGGTCCATCAAATTCAGAATCATATAGTAAAGGCTTTCACTCGTTGGACGAAGACAATGACgcgaagaagaacaaattgGTCCTTGCTGCTTTCTTACAAacatttgattttgataaaCCAGTTGATgtcgaagaagaagcaaattTGGAGAAAGATGACATTGAAGTTGATTCAAAAGGTCGTAGAAAAGTGCAACACTATGATTACGAGATTAAAGATTCTATAAATGATACGGACATGGATGtggatgaaaatgaaaatgaaaatgaaaatgaaagtgAGAATGAGAAGGGCCAAGAGAATAGAGAGCTAAAAGACATCGATATTGAACAAGTTATCAAACAAAGTACAgttgatttggaaaaacCAAAGGAAGAGACATATTATGACGAAGATGACGAAGGTAACGATATTCTGGACTTGGAGTTTATCGAGAAAGCTGCATTTGTATCTCAAGGTGATATTCCGACAAATTTGGaaagacaaacaaaagcaGACTCAGGAGTAGAATTGGGGACAAGTGCAACACAAAATGTCGGACTGATagtcaaagaaaaagtggaTCTAAACGAAGAGCAGTTAGAGTCAAAAAGTTCTGAGGTGGAACCTACACCGACATTAGATACATCCTTGGAAAAGCAATCATCACAAACAACCAAAGCCCTTCGCTCTTTGTTTAACCCAACAGTCTCAATCGCAACAGACGTGATTCTGAATGCAGACGAAGACGAACTAGCAAGAGCTACTACTACTgatactactaccaccaccaccactactactactactacaaaaacaacaacaggtGGTGGCTTCAAACTAGCTCTTTCTGACGACGATGAAGATATTGATACAGAGAAAGTATTTCCTATCGTACAAAATCAGCAACAAAATGATAACAATCAGAATTCAAACAATCAGGACCATGCGTTTAATACACAAATCCAAAGCCAGttgaaaaatcaaaagatgAGTCATTTTGGTCTTTTTTGGCCCCATTTGGACTCTCCTTTCCTTTCAACTCAATCACATTTGGCAAAGATTGGAGCCGTGGAAGATGATTACAAGTATACTTGGCCAATGACTCAAAATGGCCAAATTGGCCCAAATAGTCCAAATGGCGATGTTTCAAAGATACCAAGCACAAGCGGAAACGGAAATGATGACAAGCAAGTAGAAGTGGGAGAAGAGACCGAGTATGAGAAGTGGTTTTGGTCCGTTCGTGGTGAAATTACTCGTGAGTGTAAACGTCGTAGAAGAGACTTAGTCAGAAATTTCCGTAAACGCAAGTAA
- the PEX11 gene encoding Peroxisomal membrane protein PMP27 (BUSCO:EOG0926436T), whose amino-acid sequence MVADSVVYHPTLTKLVKFWDVTPQREKSFRLLAYLSRFLGYYAYKKGYSKETIEMFANLKSHFTFIRKGMRFFKPIPHLQTAAKAYDNKLMDPILQLTTIIRNLGYAGYLTIDGFLFFKLLGVVDKKKWPNASKYASRFWLLGLVAGIINSLRIIYSLNSYKQTDENEKTGLSLADVKKKLYAAKRKLIWDLLDAFIALNSLDYLHFTEGDVGLAGVITSIFGLEDQWAAQKI is encoded by the coding sequence ATGGTTGCCGATTCAGTAGTTTATCATCCGACTCTCACAAAACTCGTCAAATTTTGGGATGTTACCCcacaaagagaaaagtcGTTTCGTTTACTTGCATACTTGTCCAGATTTCTCGGATACTATGCTTATAAGAAGGGCTATTCAAAGGAAACAATTGAAATGTTTGCCAACTTGAAGAGTCACTTTACCTTTATCCGTAAAGGTATGAGGTTCTTCAAGCCAATCCCACATTTGCAAACCGCTGCTAAGGCCTACGACAACAAGTTAATGGACCCTATTTTGCAACTCACTACCATCATTAGAAACTTGGGATATGCTGGGTACTTGACCATTGATggattcttgttttttaaattgttgGGTGTAGTAGACAAGAAGAAATGGCCAAACGCATCAAAATACGCCAGCAGATTCTGGTTGCTTGGCTTGGTTGCAGGTATCATAAACTCATTGAGAATCATTTACTCATTAAATTCTTACAAACAAACCGACGAGAACGAAAAAACAGGATTGAGTCTTGCAGATGTCAAGAAGAAGCTCTATGCCGCAAAGAGAAAACTCATTTGGGACTTGTTGGATGCTTTCATTGCCTTGAACTCTTTAGACTACTTGCACTTTACAGAAGGTGACGTTGGTTTGGCAGGTGTCATTACCTCAATCTTTGGATTGGAAGACCAATGGGCTGCTCAAaagatttaa